The proteins below are encoded in one region of Ostrea edulis chromosome 3, xbOstEdul1.1, whole genome shotgun sequence:
- the LOC125676505 gene encoding collagen alpha-1(X) chain-like — protein sequence MILLVFRVFLVFTFLEITLAKTCDERLENLENLFDSLQLKLEDQAFANNGLGNSGKDALKMKLEKEKRDLERRVVSLEEALTDSNRQMHLLKARVSELERKNQKQETRLATVEMNNRVFEMKSSKWETFLNRNAQKQTKQIEIANENDSPPNPFGRSSSNGEDFSETKGELPTTKIKHEVPVQGYSQMDDVPNVVVEKRGLQRSQSVSPGGVAFTAYVSTRETELSKDHTIKFDSIVTNIGNHYNPFSGIFIAPQHGVYVFTWNLYCKAEGYIYSHVVVNANAVGGAYTSAYGATDVRTTTGIVVVEVNQGDVVFVRTHPLNGHNGNLFSGPDSRSSFNGWKLF from the exons ATGATTCTACTCGTGTTCCGTGTTTTTCTGGTGTTTACTTTTCTTGAAATAACGTTAGCCAAAACATGTGACGAAAGACTTGAGAATCTTGAGAATCTATTTGATAGTCTTCAATTAAAACTTGAAGACCAGGCTTTTGCTAACAACGGTTTAGGAAACAGTGGAAAGGATGCGTTAAAGATGAAGCTCGAAAAAGAAAAACGGGATCTGGAAAGAAGAGTAGTAAGCCTTGAGGAAGCTCTAACTGACTCCAATAGACAAATGCACCTCCTTAAAGCTAGAGTCTCAGAATTAGAACGTAAAAACCAAAAACAAGAAACCAGACTAGCAACTGTCGAAATGAATAATCgagtgtttgaaatgaaaagttcAAAATGGGAGACATTTCTTAACAGAAATGCACAAAAGCAGACGAAACAAATCGAAATCGCTAATGAAAATGACAGTCCACCAAACCCTTTTGGAAGGTCTTCATCAAATGGTGAGGATTTCTCAGAAACAAAAGGAGAGCTTCCGACGACCAAAATCAAACACGAGGTGCCAGTTCAGGGATATTCACAAATGGATGATGTACCAAACGTGGTAGTGGAAAAACGCG GACTTCAAAGGTCACAGAGTGTTTCCCCTGGTGGTGTTGCATTTACAGCATACGTATCAACACGTGAGACTGAGTTATCAAAAGACCACACCATTAAATTTGACAGCATTGTGACAAACATCGGCAATCATTACAATCCCTTCTCTGGAATTTTCATTGCTCCACAACATGGCGTCTATGTCTTTACTTGGAACCTTTATTGTAAAGCCGAGGGctatatatattcccatgttgTCGTCAATGCTAATGCTGTAGGCGGAGCGTATACATCGGCTTATGGTGCGACAGATGTGAGAACTACAACAGGAATCGTGGTGGTGGAGGTCAACCAGGGAGATGTGGTTTTTGTTCGCACGCATCCATTGAATGGTCACAATGGTAATCTCTTTAGTGGTCCAGACTCGCGATCGTCTTTCAATGGATGGAAACTATTCTGA
- the LOC125673142 gene encoding uncharacterized protein LOC125673142 produces the protein MVKETAAVLILGLLCVKYGLAQSPHVCAHADMCTTDSQCGKGRTCLDYGDHKCCSDSNQSSGTKSEPPTGTPSPHVCDPADVCTKTTNCGSGRTCVDYGDHSCCTATKPSHSKVHVCPHKDMCSTNGDCRGHGRWCKRYSDHGCCTGGHGGH, from the exons ATGGTGAAAGAGACAGCCGCCGTTCTTATATTAGGACTACTCTGTGTAAAATATG GATTGGCCCAATCTCCACATGTCTGCGCTCATGCCGACATGTGTACAACTGACTCTCAGTGTGGCAAGGGGCGTACATGTTTAGACTATGGGGATCACAAATGCTGCTCAGATTCGAATCAATCAAGCGGAACCAAGTCAGAACCACCTACCGGAACACCGTCCCCTCACGTCTGTGATCCAGCTGATGTATGTACCAAAACAACCAATTGTGGTAGCGGCCGAACGTGTGTGGACTACGGAGACCATTCCTGCTGTACAGCAACAAAACCAAGCCATTCTAAAGTCCACGTGTGTCCACACAAAGACATGTGTAGCACTAACGGGGATTGTAGAGGTCATGGCCGATGGTGTAAACGCTACAGTGATCATGGCTGTTGCACCGGGGGACACGGTGGCCATTAA